In a genomic window of Rhinopithecus roxellana isolate Shanxi Qingling chromosome 2, ASM756505v1, whole genome shotgun sequence:
- the LOC104658726 gene encoding LOW QUALITY PROTEIN: 28S ribosomal protein S33, mitochondrial-like (The sequence of the model RefSeq protein was modified relative to this genomic sequence to represent the inferred CDS: substituted 1 base at 1 genomic stop codon) — protein MFSFSECALRMSRLSARLIGQVPRPTDSLLKVAKLFREPPLAKRKETYDWYPDHDTYTALTGTLXFLGLYRDEHQDFKNEQKRLKKLREKGKPKEGEGKRAAKKKYCWSLKKENFFLSGREKKVHLLPFHILEECHLMK, from the coding sequence ATGTTCTCCTTTTCAGAATGTGCTTTGCGCATGTCTCGTCTCAGTGCTCGTTTAATTGGTCAAGTCCCCAGGCCTACTGATTCGCTACTGAAAGTAGCGAAACTATTTAGAGAACcgcccttggccaagaggaaaGAGACTTACGACTGGTATCCAGATCACGATACTTACACCGCACTCACAGGGACACTCTGATTTCTTGGTCTCTACAGAGATGAgcatcaagattttaaaaatgagcaaaaacgACTGAAGAAGCTTCGTGAAAAGGGGAAAccaaaggaaggagaagggaaaagagcagcaaaaaagaaatattgttggTCCCTCAAGAAGGAGAATTTCTTCCTCAGTGGCAGAGAGAAGAAAGTGCATTTATTGCCTTTCCATATATTGGAGGAATGTCATCTAATGAAATGA